In Ciconia boyciana chromosome 3, ASM3463844v1, whole genome shotgun sequence, a genomic segment contains:
- the LOC140650091 gene encoding sulfotransferase 6B1-like — MEKSRKKFADIIDKAMAAANTMDRDELLFSYKGILYPVTFCSPEVFRAMESLEARSDDIILAGYPKTGTNWVGQILSDLVAVFEKKTQNKESSVTDEELEEFPYLEIGDTGKYERMNKLPSRRVIFTHLLPENLPRSIFKNKAKILLLIRNPKDVATSFYHFSNSMSPLPSYETWDDFFVAFMTKKMPWGCYFEYLSKWNKYAADENVMTITYEELKENPVLGVKNIAAFLGISLTEKELQSVVERSSFQSMKKNSQKTHGAFGNILFRKGGVSDWKNLFKEDQNEKMDKAFEEHVGGTKLGTKLKYEVYCKA, encoded by the exons atggAGAAGTCCAGGAAAAAATTTGCTGACATCATAGATAAGGCAATGGCTGCTGCTAACACAATGGATCGTGATGAACTGCTTTTTTCTTACAAGGGGATTCTCTACCCTGTTACATTTTGCAGTCCTGAAGTATTCAGAGCCATGGAGTCCCTTGAAGCCAGAAGTGATGATATCATTTTGGCAGGATACCCTAAAACTG gcACAAACTGGGTAGGTCAAATCTTAAGTGATCTGGTAGCcgtatttgaaaagaaaactcagaatAAAGAAAGCAGCGTGACTGATGAAGAACTAGAAGAATTCCCCTACCTCGAAATTGGAGATACAGGGAAATATGAG CGAATGAACAAGTTACCTTCTCGAAGAGTTATATTCACTCATCTCCTTCCTGAAAATCTTCCCAGGTCTATCTTCAAAAATAAAGCCAAG ataTTGTTGCTGATTCGCAATCCAAAAGATGTAGCTACATCTTTTTACCATTTTTCCAATAGCatgtctcctcttccctcctatGAGACCTGGGATGATTTCTTCGTAGCTTTCATGACGAAGAAAA tgcCCTGGGGATGCTACTTTGAATACCTTTCCAAGTGGAACAAATATGCTGCTGATGAAAATGTTATGACAATAACTTATGAAGAGCTAAAAGAG AATCCGGTCCTGGGTGTGAAAAACATAGCTGCTTTCCTTGGGATTTCCCTGACTGAGAAAGAGCTTCAGAGTGTGGTAGAGAGAAGCAGCTTCCAGTCAATGAAGAAGAACTCACAGAAGACCCATGGGGCATTTGGCAATATTCTCTTTCGCAAAG GTGGTGTAAGTGACTGGAAGAATCTTTTCAAGGAAGATCAGAATGAGAAAATGGACAAAGCATTTGAAGAACACGTAGGAGGAACTAAGCTGGGAACAAAGTTAAAGTATGAAGTGTACTGTAAAGCCTGA